The following coding sequences are from one Capsicum annuum cultivar UCD-10X-F1 chromosome 3, UCD10Xv1.1, whole genome shotgun sequence window:
- the LOC107862123 gene encoding GDP-mannose 4,6 dehydratase 1, whose translation MATNRSESTGDSDSNGDRRKVALITGITGQDGSYLTEFLLNKGYEVHGLIRRSSNFNTQRVNHIYIDPHNVHKARMKLHYADLTDASSLRRWIDTIQPDEVYNLAAQSHVAVSFEIPDYTADVVATGALRLLEAVRSHISATGRSHIRYYQAGSSEMFGSTPPPQAETTPFHPRSPYAVSKCAAHYYTVNYREAYGIFACNGILFNHESPRRGENFVTRKITRAVGRIKIGLQSKLFLGNLQASRDWGFAGDYVEAMWMMLQQDKPDDYVVATEESHTVEEFLEVAFGYVGLNWSDHVVIDKRYFRPAEVDNLKGDSSKARKVLGWKPKVGFKELVKMMVDEDVELAKREKVLVDAGYMDAQQQP comes from the coding sequence ATGGCAACCAACAGATCTGAATCCACCGGAGATTCCGATTCCAACGGCGATCGCCGGAAAGTGGCTTTGATCACCGGCATTACCGGCCAAGACGGTTCCTATTTAACCGAATTCCTTCTCAACAAAGGCTACGAAGTGCACGGACTAATCCGTAGATCTTCCAACTTCAACACGCAGCGTGTTAATCACATTTACATAGATCCTCACAACGTGCACAAAGCACGTATGAAATTGCACTATGCCGATCTCACCGACGCCTCTTCTCTCCGCCGTTGGATTGATACAATTCAACCTGATGAGGTGTACAACCTCGCCGCGCAGTCGCATGTTGCTGTTTCGTTTGAGATTCCCGATTATACGGCGGATGTCGTCGCGACTGGTGCGTTGAGGTTGTTGGAGGCGGTTAGATCGCATATTTCGGCGACTGGTAGGTCCCACATTAGGTATTATCAAGCTGGATCGTCAGAGATGTTCGGATCCACTCCGCCCCCGCAGGCGGAGACGACGCCGTTTCATCCGAGATCTCCGTATGCTGTTTCGAAATGTGCTGCTCACTACTACACTGTTAATTACCGTGAAGCGTATGGTATTTTTGCTTGTAATGGGATTTTGTTTAATCATGAATCGCCTAGGAGGGGGGAGAATTTTGTGACTAGGAAGATTACGAGGGCGGTAGGACGGATTAAGATAGGGTTACAGAGTAAGTTGTTTTTGGGGAACTTGCAGGCGTCTAGGGATTGGGGCTTTGCTGGGGATTATGTAGAAGCAATGTGGATGATGCTGCAGCAGGATAAGCCGGATGATTATGTGGTGGCTACCGAGGAGTCACACACGGTGGAGGAGTTTTTGGAGGTGGCATTTGGTTATGTTGGATTGAATTGGTCGGATCATGTGGTGATCGATAAGAGGTATTTTAGGCCTGCTGAAGTGGATAATTTGAAGGGAGATTCGAGCAAGGCGAGGAAGGTATTGGGATGGAAGCCGAAAGTTGGATTCAAAGAACTGGTGAAGATGATGGTGGATGAGGATGTTGAGTTGGCGAAAAGGGAGAAGGTTCTTGTTGATGCTGGCTACATGGATGCGCAACAACAGCCTTGA
- the LOC107862122 gene encoding pentatricopeptide repeat-containing protein At5g61990, mitochondrial encodes MNLVLSKKQLIVHNCWKHIIKKPKHFSFCSIPGGSNKSTAEEISTILKHKNWKMLLGSSEIPQKINPDVVYSVLDRNKLVVNPKRLLDFFEWSNQNVGMAQKIDSFSILAFALCNSNNFGNAKNVFDEMLQRRYSVMDILSSLVKCCKECDECRSKIVVFELPIDAYRKKGMFNEAVSMFLGVKNEGFIPSLLCCNTLLNELLNGNRMELFWKVYEGMLESKMSLDVYGYTNVINAYCKVGNVKDANRLLHDMRGKGCSPNLVTYNVVIRGLCSTGAVDEALELKKSMEGKQLVPDIYTYSTLIDGFCKKKRSREAKWILDEMCEVGLDPDHFAYTALIDGFMKEGEVDEAFRIKDEMVERGKSLNLTTYNSIINGLCKIGQMDKAVTIKGDMIEMGIFPDVQTYNYLIEGYGRKNNMNKASELLVEMTDRNLVPSAYTCGVLINAFCNSGDICQATFVLEKMIAGGVRPNAIIYTPIIKGYVEDGKFEEAKHVVLDMWQKGILPDIFCYNSIISGLCKVGRIDEAKMCLVEVEKRRLRPNSYTFGPFISWYREAGNMQVAEQYFWEMLDCGVAPNYATFTSIIDGHCKYGNISQAFSVLDRMLQIGRLPNVQLYGILINALSKNGKLSDAMDVLSELYNKGLVPDVFTYTSLISGFCRQGNLEKAFLLLDEMSQKGVKPNIVTYNSLIGGLCKSGDLSRAREVFDGISGKGLTPNGVTYSTIIDGYCKAGDLKEAFRLTDEMPLRGIQPDAFVYNALLHGCCKAGQVEKALTLFHEMVEKGIASTLTFNTLIDGFCKLGRLSEALELVKGMSDMHIPPDNVTYTILIDYCCKNGIMKEAEELFQKMRGKKLIPTIVTYTSLIQGYHRIGEKLKVVSLFEEMVAGGIQPDEVVYSSMVDALYREGNLHKAFSLWNELLDKGLLKGHISETLVGSWCEKGEISALLASLNEIGEQGFVPSLAMCSTLAHGLNKAGYSEILPMALETMVKFSWISNSLTSNDLITHCQMDGHTESVGNTTKQLAL; translated from the coding sequence ATGAACCTCGTACTATCAAAGAAACAGTTGATTGTCCACAATTGTTGGAAACATATAATCAAGAAACCAAAGCATTTCTCGTTTTGTAGTATCCCCGGAGGAAGTAATAAATCCACAGCTGAAGAAATCTCGACGATTCTTAAACACAAGAACTGGAAAATGCTCTTGGGGTCATCGGAAATTCCTCAAAAAATCAACCCAGATGTGGTCTACTCCGTTCTTGATCGGAACAAATTGGTGGTTAACCCAAAACGGCTTCTTGATTTCTTTGAATGGTCGAATCAGAATGTGGGTATGGCtcaaaaaattgattctttttccATTCTTGCTTTTGCTTTGTGCAATTCGAACAACTTTGGAAATGCCAAgaatgtgtttgatgaaatgcttcagagGCGGTATTCAGTAATGGATATTCTTAGCTCTTTGGTTAAGTGTTGTAAGGAGTGTGATGAGTGTAGGTCGAAGATCGTTGTGTTTGAGTTGCCTATTGATGCTTATAGGAAAAAGGGTATGTTTAATGAGGCTGTTTCGATGTTCTTGGGCGTTAAAAATGAAGGCTTTATCCCGAGTTTGCTGTGTTGTAATACATTGTTGAATGAATTACTAAATGGTAATAGAATGGAACTGTTTTGGAAGGTTTATGAGGGAATGCTGGAGAGTAAGATGAGTCTTGATGTTTACGGTTACACCAATGTGATCAATGCTTATTGCAAGGTTGGCAATGTTAAGGACGCTAACAGACTTCTTCATGATATGCGAGGGAAGGGGTGTAGTCCGAATTTGGTTACGTACAATGTGGTTATCAGAGGCTTGTGCAGCACAGGTGCAGTTGATGAAGCATTGGAGCTAAAGAAGTCAATGGAAGGAAAGCAATTGGTTCCGGATATCTATACCTATAGCACACTCATTGATGGCTTCTGTAAGAAAAAGAGGTCCAGGGAGGCAAAATGGATTTTGGATGAAATGTGTGAAGTAGGTTTGGATCCGGATCATTTTGCATATACTGCATTAATTGATGGATTTATGAAGGAGGGTGAAGTGGACGAGGCATTTAGAATAAAGGATGAAATGGTTGAACGTGGAAAGAGTTTGAACCTAACGACCTACAATTCTATCATAAATGGGCTCTGCAAAATCGGCCAGATGGATAAAGCAGTAACTATCAAGGGTGACATGATTGAAATGGGCATATTTCCTGATGTGCAAACATACAATTATTTAATTGAGGGCTATGGCCGCAAGAATAACATGAATAAGGCTTCTGAGCTTTTGGTTGAGATGACTGACAGAAACTTGGTACCTTCGGCTTATACTTGTGGTGTGCTGATTAATGCTTTCTGCAACTCTGGAGATATCTGTCAAGCGACTTTTGTTTTGGAGAAGATGATTGCTGGTGGTGTGAGACCAAATGCTATCATCTACACTCCCATCATAAAAGGCTACGTAGAGGATGGTAAATTTGAAGAAGCAAAACATGTTGTGCTGGATATGTGGCAGAAAGGTATATTACCTGATATCTTCTGTTATAATTCAATTATTAGTGGGCTCTGTAAGGTGGGAAGGATAGATGAAGCAAAAATGTGTCTCGTTGAAGTGGAGAAGAGAAGACTGAGACCAAATTCATATACTTTTGGGCCTTTTATCTCTTGGTATAGAGAGGCAGGGAATATGCAAGTTGCAGAACAGTATTTCTGGGAGATGCTAGATTGTGGTGTAGCGCCTAATTATGCCACCTTTACGTCTATCATTGACGGGCACTGCAAATATGGGAATATATCACAAGCGTTTTCGGTACTGGATCGCATGCTTCAAATAGGACGACTGCCAAATGTTCAGCTTTATGGTATTCTTATCAATGCCCTTTCGAAGAATGGGAAGTTGTCAGATGCCATGGATGTTTTATCTGAACTTTATAATAAGGGTCTAGTTCCTGATGTGTTCACTTACACCTCATTAATTTCTGGTTTCTGCAGGCAGGGTAATTTGGAAAAGGCTTTTCTACTTCTTGATGAAATGAGTCAGAAGGGTGTTAAACCAAACATAGTCACTTATAATAGCTTAATAGGTGGTCTTTGCAAGTCAGGTGACCTATCGAGAGCTAGGGAAGTGTTTGATGGTATCTCTGGAAAGGGTTTGACACCAAATGGTGTGACTTATTCCACAATCATTGATGGTTACTGCAAAGCTGGTGATCTAAAAGAGGCATTTCGCCTAACAGATGAAATGCCTTTACGGGGCATTCAACCGGATGCCTTTGTATACAATGCTCTTCTTCACGGATGCTGCAAGGCAGGACAGGTAGAGAAGGCATTGACATTATTCCATGAAATGGTAGAGAAGGGAATTGCATCTACCCTTACTTTCAACACATTGATTGATGGGTTTTGCAAGTTAGGAAGATTGAGTGAAGCACTGGAGTTGGTGAAGGGTATGTCTGATATGCACATCCCACCTGATAATGTAACTTACACCATTTTAATTGACTACTGTTGCAAGAACGGAATTATGAAAGAAGCAGAGGAGCTTTTTCAAAAGATGCGAGGGAAGAAACTGATACCAACAATCGTGACTTACACTTCACTCATACAAGGCTATCACAGAATTGGAGAAAAGTTGAAAGTGGTTTCACTATTTGAGGAGATGGTGGCAGGGGGGATTCAGCCTGATGAAGTAGTCTACAGCTCAATGGTTGATGCACTTTACAGAGAAGGGAATCTACATAAAGCTTTCAGTCTCTGGAATGAACTTTTGGATAAAGGTCTTTTAAAAGGACATATAAGTGAAACATTAGTGGGGTCTTGGTGTGAGAAGGGAGAAATTTCTGCATTATTGGCGTCACTCAATGAAATAGGAGAGCAAGGTTTTGTACCTAGTCTTGCTATGTGCAGTACTTTAGCCCATGGATTAAATAAAGCAGGATATTCTGAAATACTACCTATGGCTCTGGAGACCATGGTAAAGTTTTCTTGGATCTCCAATTCCCTGACTTCAAATGACTTAATCACACATTGTCAGATGGATGGACATACTGAAAGTGTTGGCAACACTACAAAGCAATTAGCATTGTAA